One Nocardia huaxiensis genomic window, GCCGCCTATGTGCCCTGGCTCGGGCTGTGCGAGGACGATCGGCTGCTGTGGCCGATGCCGTTGTCGCACTGCCTCGGTCACCACCTGGCGGTGCTCGGGGTGGTGGCGGTCGGGGCGGGGGCCCGGCTGGTGGACGGCTTCGCCGCCGGGCCGCTGCTCGACGCCCTCGACTCGTCGGAGGCCACCATCCTGGTGGGGGTGCCGACCATGTTCCACCGGCTGGCGCAGGCCCTCGACGGGCGACCGCACCCGAATACCCTGCGGGCGTGCTGGTTCGGCGGTGCGCCCGGCTCGGCCGAACTCGGTGCCGCGGTCGCGCGGACGCTCGGCGTGCCGCTGCTGAACACCTACGGCGCGACCGAGACCAGCGGGCCCATCACGGTGAACCCGCCGTCGGATCGCGACACCCCGGCGTCGGCGGGGCTGCCGGTGCCGGGAAACAGTGTGCGCGTGGTGGATCCGGCCACCGAGCGGGATGTGCCGGCCGGCGCGGAGGGCGAACTGTGGGTCGCGGGACCGGGCGTCATGCTGGAGTACCACAACCAGCCGGACGCGACCGCCGCCGCCCTGCGCGGGGAATGGCTGCGCACCGGCGATCTCGGATACCGCGATCCGCACGGATTCCTCTACGTCACCGGCAGACTCAAGGAACTCATCATCCGCGGGGGCGAGAACATTCACCCGGCCGAGATCGAGCAGGTGCTGGAGCGCGTTCCGGGTGTGCTGGACGCTGCCGTGCTGGGCCGGGCGCACCACACGCTCGGTGAGGTGCCCGTCGCGCTGCTGGTGCCCGGACCGGACGGGATCGACCCGGACGCCGTCTTCGCCGAGTGCCGGAAAGAGCTGTCGCACACCAAGATTCCCGTGGAACTGCGCCAGATCGAAGCGGTGCCGCGCACCGCTTCGGGCAAGATCGCACGGCGTGAGCTGGCCACCGTGCCCATGCGCCTGCTGGCGCTGGCCGAGACCGAGTCGGTGGAGCAGGCGGGCTGGGCGCGCCCGGATGCCGCTGTGCGCGAAGAACTTCGGGCTCGGCTGGCCGGGCTCGCGGCCGCCGACGGCATCGCCATCCTCGGGGACCGGATCCTGGAATCGGTTGCGCTGATTCTGGGTTCGGGCCGCCGGCGCCTGGACGGCACCTTCAAGAACTGGGGCATGACCTCCCTCGGCGCGGTCGGCCTGCGCAACCAGCTGGTGACCGTGACCGGACTCGATGTGCCGGTGACCGCCGTATTCGACTATCCCACACCGGCCGCGCTGGCCGAGTACCTGCACGCGACCCTGCTCGGCGAGGGCACGCGAGCGGTTTCCGGCGCGCGGACCGCAGCCGCTCCGGGTACCCCGGACGCCGTTCTCGGCGACGAATTCCGCAGGCGCATGGACGAAATCACCGCCATGGACGCCGCGGAACTCATCCTCCTGGCCACCGCGGGTCCGACCGCGCAGGCCACCACGATCAACGCGAACAGCAGCGCCGATGCCGACGGCGAGAAGGGTGGCCGACGGTGACGACGAACGAGGAACTGGTCGAGGCGCTCCGGAATTCCCTGCTGGAGCAGGAGCGACTGCGCCGCGACGGCCGCTACGCCGACGCGCTGGCGGAGCCGATCGCGATCGTGGCGACGGGCTGCCGCTATCCGGGCGGCGTGCGCTCCCCCGAACAACTGTGGGATCTGGTGACCGGAGGCGTCGACGCGTCCTCCGACTTCCCCGTCGACCGCGACTGGGATCTGGACGGCCTCTACGACCCCGAACCCGGCGCACCGGGCAAGATCTACGTCCGCCGCGGCGGATTCCTGCACGACGCGGCCGAATTCGATGCCGGCTTCTTCGGCATCTCGCCGCGCGAAGCGGCCGCCATGGACCCGCAGCAGCGCCTGCTGCTCGAAGTGTCGTGGGAGACCTTCGAACGGGCCGGCCTCGACCCGGTGTCGTTGCGCGGCAGCGACACCGGCGTCTTCGCCGGGGTCATGTACCACAACTACGGCACCGACGCGGTCGGCTCGGCCGGCTCGGTCGTGTCCGGGCGGCTGTCCTATGTGCTCGGCCTCGAGGGCCCGGCCATCACCGTCGACACCGCCTGCTCGTCCTCGCTGGTGGCGCTGCATCTGGCCGTGCACTCGCTGCGCATGCGCGAATGCGGGCTCGCCGTCGTGGGCGGCGTCGCGGTGATGACCACCCCGAACTCGTTCGTGGAGTTCTCCCGCCAGCGCGGGCTGGCCCCCGACGGCCGCTGCAAGGCGTTCGCCGCCGCGGCCGACGGCGTCGGCTGGTCCGAGGGCATCGGAGTGCTACTGCTGGAACGCCTTTCGGACGCCCAGCGCAACGGCCACACCGTCCTGGCGGTGGTGCGCGGTTCGGCGGTCAACCAGGACGGGGCGAGCAACGGCCTCACCGCGCCCAACGGTCCCGCGCAGCAGCGCGTCATCCGCCAGGCCCTCGCCAATGCGCGCGTCCCCGCCGGTGAGGTCGACGTGGTCGAAGCGCACGGCTCCGGCACCCGGCTGGGCGACCCCATCGAGGCCACCGCCCTGCTGGCCACCTACGGCGCGGAACGGGCCACCGGCGAACCACTCTGGCTGGGCTCGGTGAAATCCAATATCGGTCACGCGCAGGCGGCTTCGGGTGTGGCGGGCGTGATCAAGATGGTGGAGGCGCTGCGGCGCGGCGTGATACCGCCGACGCTGCACGTCGACGCGCCGACCCCGCACGTGGCCTGGGACACCGGCCGGGTGGAGCTGGCCACCGCCCGGCGGGACTGGCCGCGCAGCGACCATCCTCGCCGGGCCGCGGTGTCCTCCTTCGGCATCAGCGGCACCAATGCCCACGTCATCCTCGAACAGGCGCCGGCCGGCGGCGCAGTCGAGCCGCCGGGCGATCGCACGGCCGAGTACACCGCGCCCGAACGCACTGCGGCCGGGCGCACTCCGGCCGAGCTCCCGGCGGCCGAGTACGCGGTGACCGAGCACGTGCCGGGATTCCTCGTGCCGCAGGTGATTCCGTGGCTGCTGTCGGCCAAGACGGCGGAATCGCTGACCGGTCAGGCGCAGCGGCTGCGGGAACGCCTCGAGGCGGGGCCGGACCCGGTGGATGTGGGCTTCTCGCTGGTCACCTCGCGGTCGGTGTTCGCGCATCGCACGGTGGTGCTGGGCCGCGACGAAGCCGCGCTGGTGACCGGCATCGCCGACCTCGCCTGCGGGAATCCGGCGGCGAACGCGGTGACCGGACGCGCCGACGTGGACGGGAAGACAGTGTTCCTGTTCCCGGGTCAGGGATCGCAGTGGCTGGGCATGGCGGCCGAACTGCTCGACACCGCACCGGTTTTCGCCGCGCAGATCGAGGAGTGCGCGGCGGCGCTGGCGGAGTTCGTGGACTGGTCGCTGCCGGATGTGCTGCGGGACGCCGAGCTCGCGGCGCGGCTGGACAATCCTTCCGTGGTGCAGCCGGTGCTGTTCGCGGTGATGGTGGCGCTGGCACGGCTGTGGCGCTCGCTGGGCGTCGAACCCGATGCGGTCATCGGCCATTCGCAGGGCGAGATCGCGGCCGCGCAGGTGGCGGGTGCGCTGTCACTGCGCGAGGCCACCCGGATCGTGGTGGTGCGCAGCCGGGTGCTGCACGACCTGTCCGGACACGGCGGCATGGTGTCGGTGCTGCGGCCGGTCGCCGAGATCAGCGCACTGATCGAAGAACGCTGGCCCGGAAGGCTTTCCATCGCCGTGGTGAACGGCGCGACCTCGACCGTGGTGTCGGGCGACAATGACGCCCTCGACGAGCTGATCGCGCAGTGCGACGGGAGCGCGCGCCGGGTGGCCGTGGACTACGCCGCCCACTCGCATCGCATCGACGAGGTGCGCGCGGAGTTCCTGCGGGAGCTGGGCGAGGTGCGGCCGCGGCCGGCCACGGTCCCGGTCATCTCGTCGGTCACCGGCGCGGTGCTCGACGGCGAAACCATGGACGCCGAATACTGGTTCCGGAACCTGCGCGCTCCGGTGCGCTTCGACCGCGCGCTCGCCACCGCCTACGACCGGCGCGGCCGCGCCTTCGTCGAATGCAGCCCGCATCCGGTGCTGACCGCGGAGGTGCGCGAATTCCTCGACGGCACAGAGGATGCCGAGCGCTCGGTGGCCGTGGGCTCGCTGCGCCGCGGCGACGGCGGGCTCGAACGCTTCCTCACCTCGCTCGCCACGGCCTATGTGCGCGGGGTGCCCGCCGACTGGGCGCGACTGTTCGACGGCGCGGGCGCGTCCCGCATCGACCTGCCCACCTACGCTTTCGAACGCAAACGCTACTGGCTGGAGACACCACCGGCGGCGCCTGGCGCCGAATCGGGTTTCACCGCGGCCGAACACCCGCTGCTGGGAGCGGTGGTCGAACTGGCCGATCACGACGGTCTGCTCATGACCGGGCGGCTGTCGCTGTCCGCGCACCGCTGGCTCGCCGATCACCGGGTGGGCGAGCAGGTGCTGCTGCCGGGTGCGGCCTTCGCCGAACTGGCGCTGTTCGCGGCCGGCACGGTCGGCGCCGCCCGGGTGGCCGAGCTGATTCTCGCCGCACCCCTGGTGATTCCGGAGCAGGGCGCGATACCGGTGCAGATCCGGGTCGGCGAGACCGAACCCGGGGAATGGCGGCTGGGCGTGTACTCGCGCGGTACCGGCGACGAGTGGCTCTGTCATGCCACCGCCGTCCTGGATTCGACTGTGACAGCGCAGATTCCGCATCCGGATCTGCGGATGTGGCCGCCCGTCGGAGCGACCCCCGTCGACATCGGCGACGCCTATCGGACCTTCGCGGCCGACGGGTACCGCTACGGCCCGGTCTTCCAGGGGCTGCGTGCGGTGTGGCGGCGCGGCGACGAGGTCTTCGCCGAAGTGGCCCTGCCGGAATCGGCCGCCGAGGATGCGGGCCGCTTCGGACTGCATCCCGCCCTGTTGGATTCGGCCCTGCACACCGCGCTGGTGAGCGCCACCGAGTCCGGCGATCCGCACGCCATGAAACTGCCCTTCTCCTGGGAGGGTGTGACCCTGTCGGCGGTGGGCGCGACCGCGCTGCGCGTGCACACCGTGCTCTCCGGGGACCGCATGGAGCTGACCCTCGCGGACCCCAGGGGCGGGCCGGTGGCCCGCGTCGACGCGCTGACCCTGCGCCCGCTCGCCGACGCCGCACCCGCACACCGCTCCCCCGCCGTGGACGGGGTGTTCACAATGAACTGGATCGCCTTGGCGGACAGCGAGATTCCGGCGCGGGAACTGGAGTGGGAGTCACTCGGGGACGAGCAGGGATGGCTGCTCGAACGCTGTCGCGCCGACCGGGATCTGCTCGTGCTCACCTGCCCGTCCGGCGGCGAGCTGCCGCTGGTGCAGCGCGCCCACCTGCTGGCGACCGAGGCGATACGGCGCATACAGCGCCTGCTCGCCGACGAGAAGCACAGCGCGGCAACCGTCGTCGTGGTCACCCGCGACGCGGTGGCGGTGGACGGTGGCGCGCAGGTCGATCC contains:
- a CDS encoding AMP-binding protein produces the protein MVRTDLIRPLPEILRGNATRCGERIAFADARRTVTYAELERRTGAFAANLGCARGDRVALMLGNTVEMAEGYLGVARAAAVGVPINPYCSDAELDHILADSGAKVLVTHASSVRRREQVLARHGQVRLVVAGGSGGGHLDFETLSSTPPLIAPRDDLGVDDVGWILYTSGTTGQPKGVVTTLTKTLWGTVAAYVPWLGLCEDDRLLWPMPLSHCLGHHLAVLGVVAVGAGARLVDGFAAGPLLDALDSSEATILVGVPTMFHRLAQALDGRPHPNTLRACWFGGAPGSAELGAAVARTLGVPLLNTYGATETSGPITVNPPSDRDTPASAGLPVPGNSVRVVDPATERDVPAGAEGELWVAGPGVMLEYHNQPDATAAALRGEWLRTGDLGYRDPHGFLYVTGRLKELIIRGGENIHPAEIEQVLERVPGVLDAAVLGRAHHTLGEVPVALLVPGPDGIDPDAVFAECRKELSHTKIPVELRQIEAVPRTASGKIARRELATVPMRLLALAETESVEQAGWARPDAAVREELRARLAGLAAADGIAILGDRILESVALILGSGRRRLDGTFKNWGMTSLGAVGLRNQLVTVTGLDVPVTAVFDYPTPAALAEYLHATLLGEGTRAVSGARTAAAPGTPDAVLGDEFRRRMDEITAMDAAELILLATAGPTAQATTINANSSADADGEKGGRR
- a CDS encoding type I polyketide synthase translates to MTTNEELVEALRNSLLEQERLRRDGRYADALAEPIAIVATGCRYPGGVRSPEQLWDLVTGGVDASSDFPVDRDWDLDGLYDPEPGAPGKIYVRRGGFLHDAAEFDAGFFGISPREAAAMDPQQRLLLEVSWETFERAGLDPVSLRGSDTGVFAGVMYHNYGTDAVGSAGSVVSGRLSYVLGLEGPAITVDTACSSSLVALHLAVHSLRMRECGLAVVGGVAVMTTPNSFVEFSRQRGLAPDGRCKAFAAAADGVGWSEGIGVLLLERLSDAQRNGHTVLAVVRGSAVNQDGASNGLTAPNGPAQQRVIRQALANARVPAGEVDVVEAHGSGTRLGDPIEATALLATYGAERATGEPLWLGSVKSNIGHAQAASGVAGVIKMVEALRRGVIPPTLHVDAPTPHVAWDTGRVELATARRDWPRSDHPRRAAVSSFGISGTNAHVILEQAPAGGAVEPPGDRTAEYTAPERTAAGRTPAELPAAEYAVTEHVPGFLVPQVIPWLLSAKTAESLTGQAQRLRERLEAGPDPVDVGFSLVTSRSVFAHRTVVLGRDEAALVTGIADLACGNPAANAVTGRADVDGKTVFLFPGQGSQWLGMAAELLDTAPVFAAQIEECAAALAEFVDWSLPDVLRDAELAARLDNPSVVQPVLFAVMVALARLWRSLGVEPDAVIGHSQGEIAAAQVAGALSLREATRIVVVRSRVLHDLSGHGGMVSVLRPVAEISALIEERWPGRLSIAVVNGATSTVVSGDNDALDELIAQCDGSARRVAVDYAAHSHRIDEVRAEFLRELGEVRPRPATVPVISSVTGAVLDGETMDAEYWFRNLRAPVRFDRALATAYDRRGRAFVECSPHPVLTAEVREFLDGTEDAERSVAVGSLRRGDGGLERFLTSLATAYVRGVPADWARLFDGAGASRIDLPTYAFERKRYWLETPPAAPGAESGFTAAEHPLLGAVVELADHDGLLMTGRLSLSAHRWLADHRVGEQVLLPGAAFAELALFAAGTVGAARVAELILAAPLVIPEQGAIPVQIRVGETEPGEWRLGVYSRGTGDEWLCHATAVLDSTVTAQIPHPDLRMWPPVGATPVDIGDAYRTFAADGYRYGPVFQGLRAVWRRGDEVFAEVALPESAAEDAGRFGLHPALLDSALHTALVSATESGDPHAMKLPFSWEGVTLSAVGATALRVHTVLSGDRMELTLADPRGGPVARVDALTLRPLADAAPAHRSPAVDGVFTMNWIALADSEIPARELEWESLGDEQGWLLERCRADRDLLVLTCPSGGELPLVQRAHLLATEAIRRIQRLLADEKHSAATVVVVTRDAVAVDGGAQVDPAHAAVFGLMRSVHSENPGRTAVLDIDAHTDRRLAVTVMALSGEPQAAVRRGIPHVPRMTPCGADTVGNTGLATTANWRLAALDKGTLRGDNLVLEAVDAEAELAPDEVRVALRAAGLNFRDVLIALGVYPIDWVVVGGEGAGVVTAVGSAVTRLRPGDRVMGLFGKGIGASAVAPETTLARIPAGWSFEQAAAVPAVYATAYYALVDLAGLRAGESLLLHAATGGVGLAAIQLARHLGAHVLATASPAKWLVLHGLGFADADIANSRTLEFEAKFLERTAGRGVDVVLNSLAGEFVDASLRLLPRGGRFIEMGLTDLRDRDEIAAAYPEVSYRDFVLMDAPGERLREIFTELVSLFESGALQPLPITLWDVRQAPESFRYLSQARHIGKNVLTIPTPPDPEGTVVITGGTGGLGAVVARHLLAEYGIRHLVLTSRRGPAAAGAAELAAELTAAGATVHLAACDVADGDAVRALIAGIDPAHPLTGVVHAAGVLEDGIFADQTPERLRKVFAPKVDAAWHLHEATKHLPLSMFLLFSSIAAAVGSPGQSNYAAANAFLDALATLRRRQGLPATSIAWGLWEQATGMTGALTDTDRARLRAGGFVPISDAEGVAMLDAALGSGQPYVVASRIDATALRGVDAELVPPVLRGLVRSVRRAADAGAEQASKLVASLIGLNPAEQEKTLLDLVRSHAAAVLGHDSADSIGADHAFKDLGFDSLGAVEFRNRLKSSTGLKLGTTVVFDYPTPAALAGYLRAEIAPADDAVSRLVAQTELLSAAVRGVEFDRADITLLTAKLTEIIRNLQGGNGSGIDLDAAEDDELFDFIDSAPTARH